The following coding sequences are from one Pseudomonas oryzae window:
- a CDS encoding EVE domain-containing protein, with product MAKWLAKTEPAECGIDDFARAPQTPIRWDGVRNYQARNFLKTMAAGDEVFVYHSSCKDIGIAGVVRVARTAYTDPTQFDPESPYFDARSTPDNPRWQAVDMVFARKLPRLISLDRLKALPGLENLPLVQRGSRLSVMPVSEEEWRIILGEQH from the coding sequence ATGGCCAAATGGCTGGCAAAAACCGAACCTGCCGAATGCGGCATCGACGACTTCGCCAGGGCCCCGCAAACGCCCATCCGCTGGGACGGGGTACGCAACTACCAGGCACGCAACTTCCTCAAGACCATGGCCGCAGGCGACGAGGTGTTCGTCTACCACTCGAGCTGCAAGGACATCGGCATCGCCGGAGTGGTGCGGGTGGCGCGCACGGCCTATACCGACCCGACCCAGTTCGATCCCGAGTCGCCCTACTTCGACGCCAGGAGCACGCCGGACAACCCGCGCTGGCAGGCGGTGGACATGGTGTTCGCGCGCAAGCTGCCGCGGCTGATCTCCCTCGACCGCCTGAAGGCCCTCCCCGGCCTGGAGAACCTGCCGCTGGTGCAACGCGGCAGCCGGCTGTCGGTGATGCCGGTCAGCGAGGAGGAGTGGCGGATCATCCTCGGCGAGCAGCACTGA